One window from the genome of Dermacentor silvarum isolate Dsil-2018 chromosome 7, BIME_Dsil_1.4, whole genome shotgun sequence encodes:
- the LOC119458459 gene encoding salivary cystatin-L2-like, whose amino-acid sequence MASSNVALCGLLMCLLAVIVCSEAQVPVFGGWQKRNVGDDAIYEELAHFAISKQVENRQFFDTVLELVDVETQTVAGTNYRIKFKITESTCPVTAVYSKTTCLPKSQETVKDVCTARIIDVPWTKERSLTSFTCEGSTVTS is encoded by the exons ATGGCTTCGTCAAATGTGGCTTTGTGTGGGCTCCTGATGTGTCTGTTGGCCGTCATCGTGTGCAGCGAAGCGCAGGTACCCGTGTTTGGTGGCTGGCAGAAGCGTAACGTGGGTGACGACGCGATCTACGAGGAGTTGGCGCACTTCGCCATCTCCAAGCAGGTTGAAAACCGGCAGTTTTTCGACACCGTGCTCGAGCTTGTGGACGTCGAGACCCAG ACAGTGGCTGGTACGAACTACCGAATCAAGTTCAAGATAACTGAATCAACTTGCCCAGTTACGGCTGTTTACAGCAAGACGACATGTCTACCAAAGTCTCAAGAG ACTGTCAAGGACGTCTGCACTGCCAGAATCATTGATGTTCCTTGGACGAAAGAGCGCTCACTCACCTCATTTACCTGCGAAGGATCCACTGTTACCTCATAA